In a single window of the Flavobacterium ammoniigenes genome:
- the leuD gene encoding 3-isopropylmalate dehydratase small subunit, translating to MAYDKFNILRSSAVPLPIENVDTDQIIPARFLKATKREGFGDNLFRDWRYNGDDTPKADFVLNNPTYSGKILVGGKNFGSGSSREHAAWAVYDYGFRAVVSSFFADIFKGNCLNIGVLPVQVSPEFADTIFSAIEADPNTELEINLPAQTITLLATGQSESFAINGYKKNNMINGFDDIDYLQSMKEEIVGFANQLPY from the coding sequence ATGGCATACGATAAATTCAATATTCTAAGAAGTAGTGCGGTGCCACTACCTATAGAAAACGTAGATACCGATCAAATTATTCCAGCGCGTTTCTTGAAAGCAACCAAACGTGAAGGTTTTGGTGATAATCTTTTCAGAGATTGGAGATACAATGGAGACGATACTCCAAAAGCTGATTTCGTTTTAAACAATCCAACATACAGTGGAAAAATCTTAGTAGGCGGAAAGAACTTTGGTTCAGGTTCATCTAGAGAACACGCTGCTTGGGCGGTTTACGATTACGGATTCAGAGCGGTAGTTTCGAGTTTCTTCGCTGATATTTTCAAAGGAAATTGTTTGAACATTGGCGTGCTTCCGGTTCAGGTAAGTCCAGAATTTGCTGATACTATTTTCAGCGCCATTGAGGCAGATCCAAACACCGAATTGGAAATCAATTTGCCTGCCCAAACGATTACCTTATTGGCCACTGGCCAAAGCGAATCTTTTGCTATCAATGGATACAAAAAGAACAATATGATCAACGGTTTTGATGATATTGATTATTTACAAAGTATGAAGGAAGAAATTGTTGGTTTTGCCAATCAACTGCCTTACTAA
- the leuC gene encoding 3-isopropylmalate dehydratase large subunit has protein sequence MSKTLFDKVWDSHVVRKIEDGPDVFFIDRHFIHEVTSPVAFLGLKTRGISVLYPERTFATADHNTPTINQHLPVADPLSANQLKALEDNANEYGISHWGLGHQKNGIVHVVGPENGITLPGATIVCGDSHTSTHGAFGAIAFGIGTSEVEMVLSTQCIMQPKPKKMRINVNGQLNKGVGPKDVALYIIAQLTTSGGTGYFVEYAGDVFENMTMEGRMTVCNLSIEMGARGGMIAPDQTTFDFLEGRLHAPKGEAWDKAVAYWKTLKTDADAVFDAELNIKASDIEPMITYGTNPGMGIGISKNIPNANQVEGGEETYKKSLAYMGFEENDVMIGKPIDYVFLGSCTNGRIEDFRAFTEIVKGRKKADNVTAWLVPGSHVVEAQIKEEGLLDILTEAGFVLRQPGCSACLAMNDDKVPAGKYAVSTSNRNFEGRQGPGSRTLLASPIMAAAAAVTGKLTDPRDLF, from the coding sequence ATGAGTAAAACATTATTTGACAAAGTATGGGATTCGCACGTAGTGCGCAAAATTGAGGATGGACCAGACGTGTTTTTTATTGACCGTCATTTCATTCATGAAGTTACGAGTCCTGTTGCTTTTTTAGGTTTAAAAACAAGAGGAATCTCGGTTTTATATCCAGAGCGTACTTTTGCTACTGCCGATCACAACACACCAACTATAAATCAACACTTACCGGTGGCAGATCCATTATCTGCTAATCAATTGAAAGCCTTAGAGGACAATGCCAATGAATATGGTATTTCTCACTGGGGATTAGGTCACCAAAAAAATGGAATCGTACACGTTGTAGGTCCTGAAAACGGAATCACCTTACCTGGTGCTACTATCGTTTGTGGCGATTCACATACGTCTACTCACGGTGCTTTTGGCGCTATTGCTTTTGGTATCGGAACATCTGAAGTAGAAATGGTATTGTCTACTCAATGTATTATGCAGCCAAAACCAAAGAAAATGCGCATCAACGTGAATGGTCAATTAAACAAAGGCGTAGGTCCAAAAGACGTAGCACTTTATATTATTGCCCAATTAACTACTTCTGGAGGTACTGGATATTTTGTAGAATATGCTGGTGATGTTTTTGAAAACATGACAATGGAAGGTCGTATGACTGTGTGTAACTTAAGTATCGAAATGGGTGCTCGAGGCGGAATGATTGCTCCAGACCAAACTACTTTTGATTTCTTAGAAGGAAGATTGCACGCGCCAAAAGGCGAAGCTTGGGATAAAGCGGTAGCCTATTGGAAAACTTTAAAAACAGATGCGGATGCGGTTTTTGATGCTGAACTAAACATCAAGGCTTCGGACATTGAACCTATGATTACCTATGGTACTAACCCAGGAATGGGAATTGGTATCTCTAAAAATATTCCAAATGCCAACCAAGTAGAAGGTGGCGAGGAAACCTATAAAAAATCATTAGCCTATATGGGCTTCGAAGAAAATGATGTGATGATTGGCAAACCAATCGACTACGTTTTCTTAGGGAGTTGTACTAATGGACGTATTGAAGATTTTAGAGCCTTTACAGAAATTGTAAAAGGAAGAAAAAAAGCAGACAATGTTACCGCTTGGTTAGTTCCAGGTTCTCATGTTGTGGAAGCACAAATTAAAGAAGAAGGATTATTAGACATTCTTACCGAAGCAGGATTTGTATTGCGTCAGCCAGGTTGTTCGGCTTGTTTAGCCATGAATGATGATAAAGTCCCTGCTGGAAAATATGCGGTAAGTACATCTAATAGAAACTTTGAAGGTCGTCAAGGTCCAGGTTCAAGAACTTTATTGGCTAGTCCAATAATGGCTGCTGCCGCTGCAGTTACAGGAAAATTGACTGATCCTAGAGATTTGTTTTAA
- the dnaE gene encoding DNA polymerase III subunit alpha, producing MYLIFDTETTGLPKRWDAPITDTNNWPRCIQIAWQLHDDMGKLIEHQDYLVKPEGFNIPYDAERIHGISTELAEAEGISLAEVLEKFNIALAKAQFIVGQNLGFDVNIMGCEFHRLGVESPMASMPVLDTCTEVTASLLQLPGGRGGRFKLPTLTELHSYLFNQPFAEAHNATADVEATTRCFLELIRRDVFTKEELDVPASYFEDFKNRNPRTIEFIGLKHINLKEASDRIRQQFGEKQTETVSKATLSENKKALVDTDFVHLHNHTQFSVLQSTISIAALVKAAAQQKMPAVAMTDHANLMGAFHFVRDILAHNKSAAAKNKTAIENGEEPTEVPMKPIVGCEFFVCDNHKDKSRKDNGYQIVLLAKTKKGYHNLAKMSSIAYTEGFYYVPRIDKKVIQEYKEDIIVLSGNLYGEIPNKVLNLGENQAEEALLWWKNEFQNDFYIELMRHNQEDENRVNSALVTLARKHEVKLVATNNTFYIDKENANAHDILLCVRDGEKQTTPIGRGRGYRYGLPNQEYYFKSGDEMKQLFNDLPEAISNIAEIVDKIEIYDLARDVLLPKFEIPAEFLVPEDEIDGGKRGENKYLRYLTFEGAKKRYPEITPEIQERLDFELMTIENSGYPGYFLIVQDFIAEARNMGVSVGPGRGSAAGSVVAYCLKITNIDPLKYNLLFERFLNPDRVSLPDIDIDFDDEGRSSVMDYVIRKYGSKQVAQIITYGKMATKSAIRDTARVLDLPLFEADKIAKLIPGMMPSKWNLARFLNEDDALIKKTVRPEEYDKIKELIALAGGNDLGGDTIQQAKVLEGNLRNTGIHACGVIITPDDITNFVPVATAKDSDLYVTQFDNSVVESAGLLKMDFLGLKTLTLIKDTVKLVKYRSGIDLNPDEFPIDDQKTYELFQRGETVGIFQYESPGMQKYMKELKPTVFPDLIAMNALYRPGPIAYIPSFIKRKNGEEPIVYDLDDCEELLKDTYGITVYQEQVMLLSQKLADFSKGDADVLRKAMGKKMIDVLAKMEPKFIEQAMAKGHAKDKLEKIWNDWKAFAEYAFNKSHSTCYAWIAYQTAYLKANYPAEYMAAVLSNNMSDIKQVSFFMEECKRMGLQVLGPDVNESFYKFTVNDDYAVRFGMGAIKGVGSGAVATIVENRKDGKYKSIFDLTKRIDLRAANKKALENLALAGGFDSFEGTTRAQYFHDDGDGITFYEKAMRYGAKFQENENSSQVSLFGESSDVQIAEPVVPPCEDWSTMEKLAKEKEVVGIYISGHPLDDFKFEMKYFCNAKLEALKHLEHYVGKTLSFGGIINNVQHRVAKNGKGWASFFLEGYDESYEFRIFGEEYLKFRHFLIQNNFTYMRVLVKEGWADKETGKKGEPRLQFTLIQYLQDVLPSFAKKLVLLLNINDIQSDFIQQLNQLFQDNKGDNTVTFEIMELEKITKIVETISEIAETDEEVFVEETDIEDVDVPLMETQKISTTTEVEEINVVTKLSMPSRKLKVKISNELLLELEKRQINFKLN from the coding sequence ATGTACTTAATATTCGATACCGAAACCACAGGTTTACCAAAGCGTTGGGACGCACCCATAACCGATACCAACAATTGGCCACGCTGTATTCAAATTGCTTGGCAGTTGCACGATGATATGGGAAAACTCATCGAGCATCAAGATTATTTGGTAAAACCAGAGGGATTCAACATTCCTTATGATGCGGAACGAATTCACGGTATTTCAACTGAGTTAGCCGAGGCTGAAGGAATTTCTTTGGCCGAAGTGTTAGAAAAATTCAACATCGCTTTGGCGAAAGCCCAATTTATTGTCGGTCAAAATTTAGGGTTTGACGTCAATATTATGGGCTGCGAATTCCACCGATTAGGAGTAGAATCGCCAATGGCTTCGATGCCCGTTTTAGACACCTGTACCGAAGTAACAGCTTCACTTTTGCAATTGCCTGGCGGACGTGGTGGAAGGTTTAAATTACCAACTTTAACCGAATTACACAGCTATCTTTTTAACCAACCTTTTGCCGAAGCCCATAACGCGACTGCCGATGTGGAGGCAACAACCCGTTGTTTTTTAGAATTAATTCGCCGTGATGTTTTTACAAAAGAAGAATTGGATGTTCCGGCTTCTTATTTTGAAGATTTTAAAAATAGAAACCCAAGAACGATTGAATTTATTGGTCTAAAACACATCAATTTAAAAGAAGCTTCAGATCGAATTCGCCAACAGTTCGGTGAGAAACAGACTGAGACGGTTTCAAAAGCAACGCTTTCTGAAAATAAAAAAGCATTAGTTGATACTGATTTTGTTCATCTTCATAACCACACCCAATTCTCCGTTTTACAATCTACAATTAGTATTGCTGCATTGGTAAAAGCAGCTGCGCAACAAAAAATGCCTGCCGTTGCAATGACTGATCATGCTAATTTGATGGGCGCCTTTCATTTTGTTCGGGATATTTTGGCCCATAATAAATCGGCTGCAGCCAAGAACAAGACGGCAATCGAGAATGGAGAAGAACCTACTGAAGTTCCTATGAAACCGATTGTAGGTTGTGAGTTTTTTGTGTGCGACAATCATAAAGATAAGTCTCGAAAAGACAATGGATACCAAATTGTATTATTGGCGAAGACTAAAAAAGGCTATCACAATTTGGCAAAAATGTCATCGATTGCCTATACCGAAGGGTTTTATTATGTGCCCAGAATTGATAAAAAAGTCATTCAAGAATACAAAGAAGATATTATCGTTTTGTCTGGAAATCTATATGGAGAAATTCCAAATAAAGTTCTGAATTTGGGAGAAAACCAGGCTGAAGAAGCCTTGCTTTGGTGGAAAAACGAATTCCAAAATGATTTTTATATCGAGTTGATGCGTCACAATCAGGAAGATGAAAATCGTGTTAATTCGGCTTTAGTAACTTTGGCAAGAAAACATGAAGTAAAGCTCGTTGCGACTAATAATACTTTTTATATTGACAAAGAAAACGCCAATGCTCACGATATTTTATTGTGTGTGCGCGATGGCGAAAAGCAAACTACACCAATAGGTCGAGGTAGAGGTTACCGATATGGTTTGCCTAATCAAGAATATTATTTCAAGTCGGGAGACGAGATGAAACAACTCTTCAACGATTTGCCAGAAGCCATTTCTAATATTGCCGAAATTGTCGATAAAATTGAAATTTACGATTTAGCTCGCGATGTTTTATTGCCTAAGTTTGAAATTCCTGCCGAGTTTTTGGTTCCCGAAGATGAGATAGATGGAGGCAAACGAGGTGAAAATAAGTATTTGCGTTACCTGACTTTTGAAGGGGCAAAAAAACGTTATCCCGAAATTACTCCCGAAATTCAAGAACGCTTGGATTTTGAGTTGATGACCATTGAAAATTCAGGTTATCCAGGGTACTTTTTGATTGTTCAAGATTTTATCGCTGAGGCTCGTAACATGGGAGTTTCTGTGGGACCAGGAAGGGGGTCTGCTGCAGGTTCGGTGGTGGCCTATTGTTTGAAAATTACCAATATAGATCCGCTGAAATACAACCTGCTTTTTGAGCGTTTCTTGAATCCAGATCGTGTGTCATTACCCGATATTGATATTGATTTTGATGACGAAGGTAGAAGTAGCGTTATGGATTATGTGATTCGAAAATACGGATCCAAACAAGTAGCTCAAATTATCACCTATGGTAAAATGGCTACCAAATCGGCTATTCGTGATACGGCGCGTGTATTGGATTTGCCTTTATTTGAGGCCGATAAAATCGCGAAGTTAATTCCGGGTATGATGCCGTCAAAATGGAATTTGGCTCGTTTTCTAAACGAAGACGATGCATTAATTAAGAAAACGGTTCGTCCAGAAGAATACGATAAAATTAAAGAATTAATAGCCTTGGCTGGCGGGAATGATTTAGGAGGCGATACCATTCAGCAAGCCAAAGTGTTGGAGGGAAACCTAAGAAATACAGGAATTCACGCTTGTGGTGTGATCATTACGCCCGATGATATTACCAATTTTGTACCAGTAGCTACAGCTAAAGATTCTGATTTGTACGTGACCCAATTTGACAACTCCGTGGTAGAAAGTGCCGGCTTGTTAAAAATGGACTTTTTGGGATTGAAAACCCTAACCCTGATCAAAGACACGGTTAAATTGGTGAAATACCGATCTGGAATTGACTTGAATCCTGATGAGTTTCCTATTGACGACCAAAAAACCTATGAACTATTTCAACGTGGCGAAACCGTAGGGATTTTCCAATACGAAAGTCCCGGAATGCAGAAATACATGAAGGAATTAAAGCCTACGGTTTTTCCTGATTTGATCGCTATGAATGCGCTATATCGCCCAGGTCCGATTGCCTACATTCCAAGTTTTATTAAGCGTAAGAATGGCGAAGAACCAATTGTTTATGATTTGGACGATTGTGAAGAATTATTAAAAGACACCTACGGAATTACAGTTTACCAAGAGCAGGTAATGCTTTTGTCCCAAAAATTAGCTGACTTTTCTAAGGGGGATGCCGATGTATTGCGTAAAGCAATGGGAAAAAAGATGATCGATGTCTTGGCGAAAATGGAACCAAAATTCATCGAGCAGGCGATGGCCAAAGGACATGCTAAAGACAAATTAGAAAAAATTTGGAACGACTGGAAAGCCTTTGCCGAATATGCGTTTAACAAATCGCATTCTACTTGTTATGCTTGGATTGCCTATCAAACCGCCTATTTGAAAGCCAATTATCCAGCCGAATATATGGCGGCGGTGCTTTCGAATAATATGAGCGATATCAAACAAGTTTCGTTCTTTATGGAAGAATGTAAACGAATGGGATTGCAGGTTTTAGGACCAGACGTGAACGAGTCATTTTATAAATTTACGGTTAATGATGATTATGCGGTTCGTTTCGGAATGGGAGCGATTAAAGGAGTAGGTTCAGGAGCTGTTGCTACTATTGTAGAGAATCGAAAAGACGGGAAATACAAATCGATTTTTGATTTGACCAAACGCATTGATTTGCGAGCCGCCAATAAAAAAGCTTTAGAGAATTTGGCTTTAGCCGGAGGATTCGATTCGTTTGAAGGGACAACCCGAGCTCAATATTTTCATGATGATGGCGACGGAATTACCTTTTATGAAAAAGCGATGCGTTACGGAGCGAAGTTCCAAGAAAATGAAAATTCATCGCAAGTAAGTTTGTTTGGAGAAAGTAGCGATGTTCAAATTGCTGAGCCCGTGGTGCCACCTTGTGAAGATTGGAGCACTATGGAAAAATTAGCCAAGGAAAAAGAAGTGGTTGGAATTTATATTTCTGGGCACCCATTGGATGATTTCAAGTTTGAGATGAAATACTTTTGCAATGCCAAATTAGAGGCGTTGAAACACTTGGAACACTATGTAGGGAAGACACTTTCTTTTGGAGGAATTATAAATAATGTGCAGCATCGGGTGGCTAAAAATGGCAAAGGTTGGGCTTCTTTTTTTCTAGAAGGATACGATGAAAGTTACGAGTTTAGAATCTTTGGAGAAGAGTATTTGAAATTCCGTCACTTTTTGATTCAGAATAACTTTACCTACATGCGTGTATTGGTTAAAGAAGGTTGGGCGGATAAAGAAACCGGTAAAAAAGGAGAACCTCGTTTGCAGTTTACGCTGATCCAATATTTACAGGATGTATTGCCGTCATTTGCCAAAAAGCTAGTGTTATTATTGAATATCAATGATATTCAATCAGATTTTATTCAGCAATTGAACCAGCTTTTTCAAGACAATAAAGGAGACAATACGGTAACTTTCGAAATCATGGAATTAGAGAAAATTACCAAAATTGTCGAAACGATTTCTGAAATTGCCGAAACCGATGAGGAGGTATTTGTAGAAGAAACGGATATTGAAGATGTAGATGTTCCTTTGATGGAAACCCAAAAAATAAGTACCACTACTGAAGTAGAAGAAATCAATGTAGTGACCAAATTGAGTATGCCAAGTCGAAAATTAAAAGTTAAAATATCCAACGAGTTATTGTTGGAATTAGAAAAAAGACAGATTAACTTTAAGTTGAACTAA